Part of the Ignavibacterium album JCM 16511 genome, AAAAAGAAATAAGACCAATACTCAATGATTTCGAAATTGTTAAAGATGTTCTTGTTGCAAAAGATATTTCTAATCCAAAATTAATTTGTATCGATTCTAAAAGTAATCTCGATGATGCTTTAAGGTTAATGATGAAGTATAATTTATCTGAAATACCTGTTTTAGATAAGTCAGCTGAGATTGAAGAAATTTTAGGAATTCTGACTCTTCAGGATATCCAATCTATCTTGACAAAAGAAAGTTTTAAAAATCAATTTACCTCAAGTCTTGCAACAGAATTAAAAACATTACAAACGAGACAATCAATGAAAGTATCTGATGAATATTCAATTAAAGAGATTAAAGTACCTGATTCCTTAGTTGGCAAAACATTATCTGAAACTAGGATAAGAAATAAATATAATATTGAAGTATTAATGATAAAAAAGAATCAAACTTCCATTGATGGGATTAATAAACAAAATATAATTACAGCTGAACCAAATTATAAATTTGAATCAGAAGATGAGCTGGTTTTATTTGGCAAAGATGAAAATTTATTGAAATTCGAGATAGAACTTAAAAGTTAAAATAATTGTCCGATAATATATATTATGTAAACTAATCCAAATTTGTTAAAACCGACCAAATTTTATCAAAATAAAAATCAGAATTATGATTAGTATAAGCCACATTAGGGGGCTTTGAGTTTTTCTTCTTGTGGTTGATCTCGCATTTCTAAAACCCAATTTTCTTTTTCGTCGTTCTTCTTCATCCAACTCAGGTTTATAGAAACGCGGAGTATAATCAAATCTTCGATATTGAGGTCTTTTCATAAACATAGTTTTAAACCTTACTTTAATTCAAATAGGGCTGAGATGAAAGTTTCTTTATCGAACTCCTGCAGATCTTCAATTCCCTCGCCTACTCCTATATACTTTATTGGAATTTTTAATTTCTTGCTAATCTGAAATACCATTCCGCCTTTAGCAGTACCATCCAGTTTAGTTATTATGAGTCCTGTAAGTTCAATAACTTTAGAAAACTCAATTGCCTGTATAAGAGCATTCTGACCTGTTGTACCATCAACAACGAGTAATGTTTCATGCGGAGCAGAATCAGAAAACTTCTTAATAACTTTTTTTATTTTAGACAATTCATTCATCAAATTTGTTTTATTATGCAGTCGTCCCGCGGTATCAATTAAAACAATATCATAATTTTCATCAACTGCTCGTTTTATCGTTTCAAAAACAACTGATGATGGATCAGCACCTTTATTGCTATTTATTATTTCAACTCCGGCTAGTTTAGCCCAAATTTCAAGTTGCTCATTTGCAGCTGCTCTGAAGGTATCTGCAGCACCAACTATAACTTTATAACCAAGATTTTTGTAATTGTAAGCTAATTTACCAATGGAAGTTGTTTTACCAACACCGTTGACTCCAACGACAACAATGATGTAAGGTTTTATGA contains:
- the ftsY gene encoding signal recognition particle-docking protein FtsY, whose protein sequence is MSFFKNFSLDKIKNGLSKTRNKIVQSISETLTGKAQIDDNTLDQIEEILITSDIGAETAEMIIDNLRKALKSEKDRSVENVLRLIKIELSKILIDSNNKSQSFIKPYIIVVVGVNGVGKTTSIGKLAYNYKNLGYKVIVGAADTFRAAANEQLEIWAKLAGVEIINSNKGADPSSVVFETIKRAVDENYDIVLIDTAGRLHNKTNLMNELSKIKKVIKKFSDSAPHETLLVVDGTTGQNALIQAIEFSKVIELTGLIITKLDGTAKGGMVFQISKKLKIPIKYIGVGEGIEDLQEFDKETFISALFELK